A single genomic interval of Bradyrhizobium sp. CCBAU 53338 harbors:
- a CDS encoding C45 family peptidase, with protein MSLKLTVFTAIPRERGQQQGELMRSEIAANADFYLKRFCANGTNLAQIQAEATGWLRFLEDLRPDYVEELRGIADAAFMPLYTVVMLNVRHEIWLRLMARRAADLSYGILDGCTSAGLMPEVTAQNTTMLAQTIDGQAAVRGTLFVGKVVTPANPQWLGIFEAGCAGPIAGLNEAGIGLVCNSLVSPIDGSALMTAPFKLRCRSILQAPTFDRAISAIIRADRNISMNYLIGHADGEIINIESSPNDKRYIYPEDGVISHANHFEPGTRIPSEWERFVPDSPFRSRRFGRHLRSRLGQVDVDHILLGLKDHFSYPASICCHPNQDTQYPNSTLSAIIMDLSKRVLFATDGPPCSAPLERFDLWI; from the coding sequence ATGAGTCTTAAGCTTACCGTCTTTACTGCGATACCCCGCGAAAGGGGACAGCAGCAAGGAGAGCTGATGCGATCGGAAATCGCGGCCAATGCTGACTTTTATTTAAAACGCTTTTGCGCTAACGGAACTAATCTTGCGCAAATTCAAGCTGAAGCAACTGGTTGGTTGCGCTTCCTTGAAGATCTACGACCCGACTACGTTGAAGAGCTGAGGGGAATTGCCGACGCTGCCTTTATGCCCCTCTATACGGTTGTGATGCTTAACGTCCGGCATGAGATTTGGCTACGCCTGATGGCACGTCGAGCCGCCGATCTATCGTATGGGATTTTGGATGGCTGCACGTCTGCCGGATTAATGCCCGAGGTAACCGCGCAAAATACAACAATGCTGGCGCAAACGATCGATGGGCAAGCGGCAGTTCGGGGCACCCTTTTTGTAGGCAAAGTAGTGACGCCCGCTAACCCGCAATGGCTGGGCATCTTCGAAGCAGGCTGCGCCGGCCCCATAGCGGGACTGAATGAAGCTGGGATCGGGCTAGTCTGCAACAGCTTGGTTTCGCCTATTGATGGCTCGGCACTCATGACCGCCCCGTTTAAGCTGAGGTGCCGGTCCATCCTTCAGGCGCCGACATTCGACCGCGCGATAAGCGCGATTATCCGCGCTGATCGAAACATCTCTATGAACTACCTGATTGGCCATGCTGATGGCGAGATTATCAACATTGAGAGCTCCCCCAATGACAAACGGTACATTTATCCTGAGGATGGGGTAATTTCACACGCAAATCATTTTGAGCCGGGAACACGAATACCTTCAGAATGGGAGCGCTTTGTGCCCGACAGTCCGTTTCGGTCCCGTCGCTTTGGTCGACATCTGCGCTCAAGGCTCGGGCAGGTGGATGTGGATCATATTTTGTTGGGCCTCAAAGACCATTTCTCTTACCCGGCATCCATTTGCTGTCACCCGAACCAGGATACGCAGTATCCGAATAGTACCCTTTCCGCCATCATTATGGATCTAAGCAAGCGTGTTTTGTTCGCCACTGACGGACCCCCGTGCAGCGCGCCGCTTGAGCGATTTGATCTTTGGATTTAG